CTTTTGACCGATTTTCCCGAAATGACTATTGCTACTGATAATGTGGATAAGGAAATGATTGAAACTCCTCAACGTTGGAATATAAACTTTATCCGTCGGTTTATGATTATTTTTGGTTTGATAAGTTCAATCTTTGATTATCTCACTTTTGGAGTCCTTCTCTTTCTTCTTCACGCATCAACCGAACAATTTCGTACTGGTTGGTTTGTGAAATCGGTTGTATCAGCAGCACTTATTGTGCTTGTTATAAGGAGCCGTAGACCTTTCTTTAAAAGTTTGCCGGGAAGATATCTCTTGTTGGCAACCAGTTTAATTATGTTGCTAACCATTATCCTGCCTTGGTTGCCGATTGGGAAACTTTTTGGTTTTGTCGGTTTACCAATTTCTTTTATTTTTGTCTCATTTATTATACTGGCTCTTTATGTGATTACTGCCGAAATAACAAAATACCTTTTCTATCGAAAGATAAACAAAATTTGATATTATTACTTCTTATTGACTTTTCAATATTTTGTATTATATTTTATAAAATACAATATATTGATTATGAGATGTCCTAATTGTAATGTTGATAACGACCGGGTGATTGATTCGAGGCCGGTGTTGAATGGTGAGGCGATTAGAAGAAGGCGGGAGTGTTTGAATTGTGGCCAGCGGTTTACTACTTTTGAATATATTGAACAGATTCCGTTAATGGTAATAAAGTCGGATGGTCGAAGAGAGCCTTATAATCGAGAAAAATTAATTAAAGGAATTGTTTTGGCTTGTCGGAAGAGACCGATTTCTCAAGAGAAGATTCAGGAGATCGTTAATTTAATTGAAAAAGAAATGATTGATAATAATCAATTAGAAGTAGAATCCAAATATTTGGGCGAAAGGGTTTTAGATTATTTAAAAAGAATTGATGAGGTTGCTTATGTAAGATTTGCTTCGGTATATAAAAATTTTCAAAATATTGATGAATTTATTAAAGAAATTAAAAAGATGAAAAAGGAGGAAGAAGATGGCAAAAGTTAAAAATAGTATTATCTATGTTGAGAAAAAGGATAAGAGAAAAGAATTTTTTTCTCATAACAAAATTTTCCAAAGTATTTATAATGCTGGCTGCGAAGTTGGTCAGTTTGACAAAGAATTTTTTAAAAGATTAACAAAAGAGATTGTCAAATTATTAAGGAATGAAAACGGTGATAACGGGGTTATTGATACTGAAACGATTAGCGAAACAATAAAAAGAGTTTTGAGTCATTATGGTTATTACGAAATCCTTAAGGCTTATAATGATTTTTATAAGCGAAAACTATTTCTAAAAGAAACTGTCCAAACTGAATTTTCTTTTGTTAAAGAAGTAAAAGAGTCAACCGATTTTGCTTTATTTGTCCAAACTTCGCAAGAATTAATCGAAAAATGGGATAGAAATAAAATTGTCAAGGCATTAATTCGTGAGACCGCTTTAGATGAAGAGACAGCAAATACGATCGCTTTAGAAGTAGAGGATTTTATAAAAAAAGCCCAACCAAAGGTAATCACAAGTAATTTAATCCGAGAACTGGTCAATGCTAAATTAATTGAAAAAGGTTTGTTTGAAATTAGAAAGAGACATCAAAGATTAGGAATTCCTTTGTATGATGTTGAAAGGATTTTATTTTATCGAAATAAAGAGAACGCCAATACTCCTCATTGTCCTGAGGGGACCAATCTTACTTTAGCCGAAGCAATCAATAAACAGTATGCTTTAGAAGTTGTTTATAGTGCTGATGTTGCCGAAGCCCATATTCGTGGCGATATTCATATTCACGATTTAGGGTTTATCAACCGACCCTATTGTTCGGGGCAATCGGTAGAGTATGTGAAAAAATTTGGACTTTCTTTACCGGGTGCTTTATCTATTGCCAAACCTGCTAAACATCCGGAAACCCTTTTAGCCCATATGGTAAAATTTTCTGCTGCTTTACAAGGTCATTTTGCGGGTGCGATTGGTTGGGATGCGGTAAATATTTTTTTTGCTCCCTTTTTAGTAGGAATGTCCGATAAAGATTTATATCAACTTGCGCAAATGCTTATTTTTGAATATTCCCAACAAAATGTTGCTCGGGGAGGACAGGCAATATTTTCTGATTTAAATCTTTATTGGGAAATTCCCAAACATTTTGAAAATACACCGGCTATTGGTCCGGGTGGAGAGTATACTGGTAAAACTTACAAAGATTATTTAAAAGAAGCTCAAAGGTTTTTAAAAGCAATCTTTTATGTCTATTTAGATGGTGATGGTAGTGGTCGACCTTTCTTTTTCCCTAAGCCTCTTGTTCATATTACTGAAAGGTTTTTCCAAACGGAAGGTTATGAAGAGTTTTTATATTTAATTTCAGAAGTCGCGAGCGAAAAAGGAAATACCTATTTTGTTTTTGACCGGGGAGAAACCGCAAAAATTTCTGAATGTTGTCGCTTAGCTTTTAAATTAGATGAAAACGATCTAAAAGATGCTATGCAGCCTTGGAAAATGCGTTATTGTGCTCTTCAAAATGTTACTTTAAATTTACCAAGAATCGCTTATTTGGCTAATCATAATGATGAAATACTTTTTAACAAAATAAAAGAGTTTTTTGAATTAGCGATCAAAGCTCATATTCAAAAAAGGAATTTCTTAGAAAATCTATTAAGATTGAAAGATGAAGGACCTTTGGCTTTATTGGCAATGGAACGAGATGGAGAACCTTATCTAAGGATGTACCGAGTTACTTATCTCATTGGAATTCTGGGATTAAATGAGTTGGTCCAGTATCATTTAGGAAAAGAATTGGCAGAGGATGACGAAGCTTTTAAATTTGGTCTAAAAGTAATCGCTTATCTTAAATTCCTTTGTGATAGGTATTCTAAAATTTTTAATATGCGTTTTGTTTTGGAACAGACACCGGCCGAGAGTTGTGCCTATCGTCTTGCCAAGTTAGATATGGAATATTATCCCAACCAAGCAAAAATGGTTGTCAAGGGAAGTATTTCCAAGGATAGTGTTTACTATACTAATTCTACTTATTTAAATATCAGCGCACCAATTCCGCCAATGGAAAGAGTTTACAAAGAAGGTAAATTTCACGACCTAATTGAAGCCGGTGCTTTAACCCATATTTGGTTAGCCGATACCAAACCACCAAAAGAAAGTATTGCTAACTTTGTAATTAAAACCTTTCACTATACTCGAAACGCTCAAATTGCTTTTTCACCGGAGTTTACTACTTGTAATACCTGTTTAAAAACTTCTCGGGGATTACGTCAAGTTTGTCCTTATTGTCAATCCAAAAATGTGGACCACATAACCAGAGTAACCGGTTACTTTTCTCGGGTTTCTGCTTGGAATAAAGGCAAAAAACAGGAATTAAAAGATCGCTATAAGGGAGCAGAAATTATTTAAATAGCGAATAGCGTAAGATAAATCCCAAAAAAACAATCGAAATCATTGACATCAATTTAATTAAAATATTAAGAGAAGGACCAGCAGCATCTTTAAAGGGATCGCCGACAGTATCACCTACTACCGCGGCTTTATGAGCAGAAGAGCCTTTGCCGCCAAAATTTCCCTTTTCGATATATTTCTTGGCATTATCCCAAGAGGCACCAGCATTTGCCATCATTACCGCACAAACAAAACCAGCAGTTAAGGCACCCGCTAAAAGACCGCAAACTCCTTCGACTCCCAAAAAAATACCAACAAGAATTGGTGCGATAATTGCTAATAAAGCGGGCAAAATCATTTCTTTTTGGGCTGCTCTGGTACAGATACCTACCGCCTTGCCATAATCCGGTTTTGCTTTTCCTTCTAATAAACCGATAATTTCCCGAAATTGTCGTCTCACTTCTTCAACAATTTTCTGTGCTGCTCGGCCAACTGCTTTCATAATCAAAGAAGCAAAAGCATAAGGGAGCATTGCTCCCAAAAATAATCCGGCGATTAACCGAGGGTTTAAAAGAAATAAATCTAATATTTTTTTACCTTCGCTAACAATCTTTACTTCTTCGCGATAAGAAGCAATTAATGCTAAAGCAGTTAATGCTGCTGAACCAATAGCAAAACCTTTACCTGTCGCAGCTGTCGTATTCCCTAAAGCATCTAAAGCATCGGTTCTTTCTCTTACATAAGGTGGTTGGTGAGACATCTGGGCATTGCCACCAGCATTATCAGCTACCGGACCATAAGCATCGCTAGCCAACGTTATTCCTAAAGTAGAAAGCATACTAACTGCCGAAATTCCGATTCCGTAAAGTCCTAAAGAAAAATTATAAAAACCACCGCTTAAATAAAAACTACAGATTACTCCACAAGCAACAATAATTACAATCGCTAAAGTAGACAACATCCCTACTGAAATGCCTTCAATAATTACCGTTGCTGGCGAAGCTGTGGCTGCCGAGGCTAAACTACGAGTAGGTAAATAAGCATCGGAAGTAAAAAATTCAGTAAAGAAACCAATACCAATACCTACTAATAAACCAGCAAGAACTGCCCAATAAATATTTATATATTCATTGCCCAAAACTGATTTTACAGCAAAATAAGAGAATAAAGCAACAAGGAAAGTGGCTAAATAGATTCCTCTTCTTAAAGCACTGAGTAAAGCTAACTGATTTGCTTCTTCTCCTGTTCGGACAAGAAAATAACCAACAATCGAAGAAACGGTTCCAATTCCCGCAATAACGAGAGGTAATAACACTCCGTTCTCTTTTAATCCAGCAGCAACTGATAAAGCCATTGTTGCTACTATAGAGCCAACATAAGATTCATACAGATCGGCGCCCATTCCAGCAATATCACCAACATTATCGCCAACATTATCGGCAATTACTGCTGGATTTCTTGGATCATCTTCAGGAATTCCAGCTTCTACTTTTCCAACTAAATCAGCACCCACATCAGCAGCTTTTGTGTAAATTCCTCCACCAACCCTGGCAAAAAGTGCTTGAGAGGAAGCACCAATTCCGAATCCCAGCATAGTGGAGGTAATTTTTTCCATCCGAATTGTAATTTCTAAAGATTGATAGACTTTAGAAAGAATAAAATACCAAATCGCTAAATCTAATAAAGCAAGTCCGACGACCACTAAACCCATTACCATTCCGGCAGAAAAGGCGATCCTTAATCCAGCATTTAATGATCTTTTACAGGCATTAGTTGTTCTTGCTGAAGAACGAACACCGATTGACATTCCAATAAATCCTGATAAACCGGAGAAGAAGCCACCGGTGATAAAAGCAAAGGGAACAAATATCGGTAACATTTTATTTAAAGCCAAATAAAGCAATATAATGAAAAGAACTACGAAATAAATACTAACCACTTGATATTGTCTTTTTAAATAGGCGGTGGCACCTTCCTTTACGGCTTCGGCGATTTTGCGCATTTCGGGTTCGCCTTCGTTTTCTTTAAAGATTTTGAAAATTAAAAAAATTACAAATAAAATTGCGATAATTGAACTTATTGGTGCAAAATAGTACCAGGTATTCATAGTTTTTATTATAATAATTTATTGAATTTTTTGCAAATATTTTCTATAATTTGTTATGAAAATTTTCTTAATAATTTCATTTTTGTTTAATTTAGAATATCAAGAGTCTTCTAACGGTTTGGTTCCTCCTACCTTAGAAGGTGGCAGATTGGAAATAGAAATGGTTGACATTAATTTTGATGGCAATTTAGATTTAATTTCTATTGGTGACCATGGTTCTCCTTATATCAATACTGATCAACACGGCATTATGGTGTGGTTTGGCGATGGTCGAGGAAATTGGCAGGTTTATATGAATGGTGATTTTGGTTATGGAGGGATTGCCTATGGTGATGTGAATAATGATGGTTTTTTAGATGTTGGCTATGGGATGCATCACAATTATTCAAGGAATGATTTTGGTGACCAGTTATTAGAGGTGGCTTTGGGAGATGGAACAGGCAGAAATTGGATTCCTTGGGATGATAGTTTGGCAACCCATGGTCAAGATTGGGGAATGTTTTGTGTTGATTTTGCTGATGTTAATAATGATGGGCTTTTAGATATCGGTGCTAATTCTTTTGGTGCCGATGACGGAATTCATATTTATTTAAATTTGGGTAATGGAACTTGGCGAAGAAGTTTTGGTTTTATCGGTGGCAATTCCAATATGGATTTCGTCTTTGGTGATATTAATAAAGATGGTAATATAGATTTTGCGGTTGCTCATCAATATGGTAGTGTCTATTTTGGAGACGGAACTGGTAATTTTGTTTTAGCCCACCGTAATTTACCTTCTCCAGGGCTTGTTGGTTATTATAGTGTATCTTTAAGCGATGTAGATAATGACGGTGGTATGGATTTAGGATTTATTAATCCGCAAGGTGGTATTGAAGTTTGGATTTTTAATGAAGAAGGAGATAGTTGGGAAAATTTTTCTGGCAATTTACCATCTTCGGGTTCTTATCAGAGAATACAACTTTTTGATATGAATTGCGACGGTTTTATTGATGTTATTGCCCAAGGTAATGGAGTTTTGAAAATATATTTAGGTAATGGCAGAGGCAATTGGCAGGAAACAGTAACGATTAATACTCCCTCTCCGGGAACCGGACAAGAATTAAAAGTCGGTGGCGATTGTGACCATAATGGTTATCCGGATATAATTTTAGTAACGCGAGAAGGAACTTGGCCCAATTATCGAAATCGGGCAAGATTTTTTAAAGAGACATCAATACCAGAAAATTTAAATATCTTTCCAGTTTTTCCTAAAGGTTATGAAATATTTCAACCTAATTCAGTTAATTTTATTAGGTGGCTCTCGGCTGTACCCAATCATCCCCAAAACCCCTCTTTTGTAAAAATTGAGTTTTCTGCTAATGGATCTAATGGACCTTTTATTACTCTTACCGATTCTTTTCCTAATACTGGTTTTTATCAATGGCAAATTCCCAATATTATAAGTAATAACTGCTATCTTAAGTTTACTTTATTTACTGCCACCGATACTGTTTCGGCATTAACTAACCGACCTTTCGCCATAGGTATCACTAGCGATATTAAAGATTATAAAGATGGTAAAATAAAAAGGAAAAATTTTGAAACGGCAAAGACTTTTAATATTACAGGTCAAGAGGTTAAAAAAAATCAGAAAAAAGGAATATATTTTGTTAAGGAAAATAAAAAGTTTAAAAAATTGGTTATTATCAAATAAATTAAATATTGATTTTTAGACAATTTATTTTTAAAATTAAATTAAAATGCTAGAAGATTTTTTAAATATTTTCGGTAATTCGTTGCAATTCGGTTTTATTTATTTTAGTAAAGATGGGGTTATAAAATTTGTTAATAAAAGTTTTGTTAATCTTTCTCAACTGTCAGAAAGTGATTTGATTAATAAAAATTGGTCAGAAATAATTGCCGAAGAAGATAAAAGATGGGTAGAGGAATTTTTTCGGGAAAATAAAAATAGAAATTTCTCCTTAGATTTTCGTATTAGAAAAAATTCTTTGCCAATTCGTTGTTTTTTTTCTCCGATTGAAAAGGAGAAAGAATTGATAGGGTATGTACTCACTCTTTTCACCCTGGAGAAAGAAAAAGAATTAGAACGAGAGATTGCCATTTCAACAAATATCTATCATGAGATTATGGAAAATGCTATTGATGGAATTTGTATCTTAAAGGATAACAAAATTATTTTAGCTAATCGCCGTCTAGAAGAACTTACTGGCTATTCGGTTGAGGAACTTAAAGATATTAGTATTTTAGATTTGATTAGTTCACCTGATAAAGAGAAAATAGCTCTAATAATTGAAAAACCGGAGAATATCTTTTCTCCCCTTCATTTTGGAGTAAAAATCATTAATAAAAATAAATTTGAAATTGATACGGAATTGAGAATTGTACCAATAACAAAAAATGGTCTTAATTCTTTAATTTTCTTTTTCCGAGATATAACTTATTTAAAAGAACTGGAAAAATTAAAAACTGATTATTTTGCAATGGTCTCCCATGATTTAAGAAGTCCACTCACCACTATTAAAGAAGCTGCTACTATTTTACAAGAAATGGTGAAAGATAAATTACCTAAAGAAGGCGAAAAATTTTTCAGCATTATTTTTGAAGAATTAATACGCCTTTTTCATTTAATTGACAACTTGATTGAAGTTTCTCGTTTAGAGATGGGAAAAATAAAATTGAATTTCCAACCTACCGATATTCACCAATTAATAAATAAAGTAATAGAACGTTTTAATATTTTTATCCAAAAGAAAAATATCAAAATTGAAAAAAAATATCATTCCTATCCTATAAAAGCAGAAATTGACCCCGACCGTTTTTCTTCAGTGATTAGTAATCTTTTAGATAATGCTATTAAGTATTCGCCAGAAAATGGTAAAATCACTATTATGACACAAAAAGTTGATCCCAATTCGACAATTTTAAAAGAAAAAAAATTAAAGGCTAATCTTTCTTATTTATTGATAGGAATTACTAATGAAGGTCCTGCGATTCCTAAGGAATATCAAGAAAAGATTTTTGATAAATTCGAAAGAGTTGAATTAAAACCAGGAATAAAAGGGATCGGGTTAGGGTTAACAATTGTTAAAAATATTATTAAATTACATAAAGGAGAAATTTGGGTGGAAAGTAGCCCCGAGAAAGGAACAACTTTTTATTTTTTAATACCATTAACTCCAAAATAATATGGAAGAAAAGAAATATAAAATACTATTAGTAGAAGACGAAGAAAACTTAAGAGAACTTTTAAAATATCAATTAGAAAATGCTGGTTACCAAGTTATCACAGCAAGCGATGGTCTTGAGGCATTGGATCTTGCGAGAAAAAATAAGGTAGATCTAATTATTTTAGATTTGATGCTTCCAAAACTTGATGGTTATACGGTTTGTCGACTTTTAAAATTTAGTGAACAGTATCGAAAGATTCCGCTCATTATGGCAACTGCTCGAACAAATCCCGAAGACAAAGAACGTGGATTGGAAATGGGCGCTGATTTTTATTTAACAAAACCATTAAATAGTCAGGAATTATTGGAAAAAATTAAGGAGCTTCTAAAACCAAAAGAAATTCCTAAAGAAACTTAAACCCTTTCGCTTCCCGTTATACTTTTCTCTTTCTGATAGAAAAATTAGCAATCATTAAAAGACAATTAGAATAAAAAGTTTTTGGTATTTTACTGATTTTAACGGTAGAGATAGTTTTTGGGATAACAAAAAATAAAAAAGTAAAGAGAGAAAATACTTGTTGCAATTTAATTAAAAATAGTGAAAAATTCTTGAAAGAAAAAAAATTTTTATTACACTTATTAGGTAAAAAGGAGAAAATAATGTTTAATTTCAAAGAGAAAAGGATAATTATTACCGGTGCCGGTCAAGGGATTGGAAAAGCAATTGCTAAAAAGTTTGCAGAATTTGAAGCCTTTATTGCCGTTTGCGATATTAATGAGGAAAATGCTCAACTAACCGCTAAAGAGTTAGAAATCATTGGTGGCAGAAGTCTTCCTTATAAAGTAGATGTTAGCAATTATAAAGAAGTAAAAGAGGTAGTTAAAAAAATTGCTCAAGATTTTTCCGGTATTGATATTCTTATCAATAATGCCGGAATTGTCCGTGATATGCTTTTATTAAAAATGGAGGAAGAGGATTTTCAAAAAGTAATTGATGTGAATTTGAAAGGTACTTTTAATTTTACTAAAGCTGTCTTGCCTTATCTTTTAGAAAAGCGCTGGGGAAGAATTATAAATATTGCTTCTATAATTGGTGAAATGGGAAATGTCGGTCAAGCAAATTATGCGGCTGCGAAAGCAGGAATTATTGGTTTTACCAAAAGTGTCGCTAAAGAGGTTGCTAGTAAAAATATCACTGTGAATGCCATTGCTCCGGGTTTTATAGAAACGCCGATGACCGAGAATTTAAAACCAGAAATAAAAGAGAAATACTTATCATTAATTCCTTTAAAAAGATTTGGCAAACCGGAAGAAGTGGCTTATCTCTGCATATTTTTATGTAGCGAAATGGCCAGTTATATAACCGGCCAGGTTATCAGGATTGATGGCGGTCTTTTGATGGGATAATTTTAAAATTTATAGATATCAGAATTAAGTAGCAGAAACAGCTTTTTTACCTGGTTTAAGTTTGATAACTTCTCCCTTATATCTTATGCCCTTCCCCTTATATTTGTCGGGAGGCTTAATCTTTCTGATATTGGCGGCAACTTGCCCTACCAAATACTTATCAATTCCTTTTACTACAATTTCAGTTAAAGGAGTTTTAGGATCATCAGGATTAGGAGCCTGTCTAACATCTACTTCAATTCCTTTGGGAATAGGAAAATCTACCGGATGAGAAAAACCAACAAAAAGTTGAATACCTTCTTTTGTTTTTTGTACCCGATAACCTTGTCCTCTGACTTCTAATATTTTCTCAAATCCCTTTGTCACACCGACTATCATATTATTTATCAAAGCCCACATTAATCCTCGGAATTTTTTTGCCTTAGGAGATTTTTCTTTTACTTTAATTTGGTTATCTTCTAAAATAACATCCACTTGTGGATGGATTTTCATACTCAACTGTCCCAAAGGACCCCAAACATAAATTTCGTTGTCTTTCAATTCTAATTTTACATTTGTTGGTATCGTTATTGGTCGTTTACCAACTGGCATAGTATAAATTATATTAAAAATTATTTTAAAGTCAAATAAATAAAAACGCATTAAAATGTGTTTATCAGGGAAAGGTTAATAAAGATCTTTAAATAAAAAGAATCATAAAATTGGCAACTATTAACACTCTTTTGGAAAGCCTAAATCCTTAAGATTAACTATTGAAACTTGATTCCCAGTTGTACATGGTTTTTAACTAAATATTATTAACTTCGTTTTATAATAAAAAAGTAACCTTAAGTTTTTTACGTTATTTATATATGGGGAAAAGAAAATATTTTACTAAAGTCAAAGTATAAAGTAGGAATATTAATTAAGAAAGGGATAATAATTAAGTAAGACTGCGACGTTTTGAGACCATTCAATAGGATTGGGAAGATTAGAATATTAGCAAATATTGAAAATTTAGAAAAAAGATCTATTAAAAAGATAAATTAAAGATAGAAATAGTTAACACAGAAATTTTTTATTTAATATTTAAATAAGTTCCTTTTTGCTTATATTGTTTCTTCGGCTCTACTTTTATAAAACAAGGGGATTTTATTTTTTGTTAAAAAGGAACTGGATGGTAGAGAGTGTAAAAAATTAGAGAAAAAATGAATAGGTAAAATTGCCGATTTCATCTTTTCATTCCCAATTGATTATTTTGTTGAATAATCAGTAGCAGAATTATTTTGGAAATCGGATAACAATATAACTTAATATATAAACTTCTATAATCTCCTAGCAATTTTTGTAGCAATAGATTTTGTTCTATTTATCTTCTGAAAATAGGATTGGTATCTAAATCTATGAAATAACTTTTTATCTTCTTAATAAAATATTCCTTTTAAGATGCTAACTATTGCTTTTCTTTCATAAAAGATGAAGAAATGTTCTAAACTATTATTTCGGATTATTAAACTTCTAATTATTTATTAATCTATTGGCGGTGTTCTCTCAATTAATTAGGAGTAAATTATATTCTTGATAAAAGACTATAAAGAATATTTGGATAACTTAAGACTTTTACCTGATATTCTTTTTCATTTTCTTTAAAATCCATAACATAAGTTTTTTGATAAACTTCTTTTAAAAGATATCCTTTTTCTTTGGGAATTTTTAAGGTTTTTCTTTTTAAGAATTTTCTTATTCTTTTTTTTATTAGATTTTTTAAAGAATTTAAGTTTATTTCTTTTAAAGCGGAAATAAAAATAGCATTAGGATATTCCCTTTTTAATCTCTGTAATTGGATTTTTTCGAAAAGAAGGTCAATCTTATTAAAAACCAACACAATTTTTTCCTCTTCGCAGCCAATTTCTTTCAAAGTTTCTTTTACCACGTTAATTTTTTCTACTAAATTTTCTGAAGTAGCATCAACTAAATGAATTATTAAATCACTTCTTTTAATATCCTCTAAGGTGGCATGGAAAGCAGAAATTAATTGAGGAGGCAAATTTTTGATAAAACCTACCGTATCGGTAATCAAAATTTTAATATTAGGAAAAATTTCAAAAGCTTTTGTGTTTGCATCTAAAGTAGCAAAAAGTTCATCAGAAATATAAACATTTTCTTTGGTTAGCGCTTTGAAGAGCGTTGATTTTCCTGAATTGGTATAACCGGCTAAAGCAATTTTAAAAAAATATTCTCTCTGGGCTCTTTGAATTTCTTTGGTTTTTTTTAGTTTTTCCAAATTTTTCTTTAAAAGATAAATTCTTTCTTTAATTTTTCTTTTATCAATTTCTAATTGTTTTTCACCAGGCCCTCGTGTTCCAATTCCACCACCTAATTGAGAAAGAGTTTTACCTTTACCGGTAAGCATTGTCAATTGATAAGAAAGTTGTGCTAGTTCTACCTGTAACATTGCTTCAGCAGTTCGGGCATGCCGAGCAAAAATATCTAAAATTAAAGCTCTTCGATCAATCGTACGGACATTAACTATTTCCTCAATGTTTCTTATCTGGGAAGGGGTTAATTGGTTATCAAAAATTAATAAATCAATTTTATGTTGTTGACAGATTCGTTTTAATTCCTCTATTTTACCTTTTCCTAACAATGTTTTGGGCGAAGGATTCCTCTTTATTTGGATAAAACTACCAACAACTTCTCCACCAGCCGTTTCGGTAAGAGCTTTTAATTCTTCTAAATCATTAATTTTTTGGTATTTTTCTCGCTCATTTCTTATCAGGGCAATTAAGATTACCCTTTCTTTCATAGATTTCTTAGAGAATGAGATATTCTTTGAATAAAGGTCCCTAAGTTGCCGATTATTAAAATTACCAACAGATAAGCAAAATATTTCTTTAACAAAAAAGAGCCGATTATTAAAAATAACATTCTTGTTGGTCTTTCAAATATTCCTATTTTACATTCGATTCCCACCCCTTCTGCTCGAGCACGAGCATAACTTACAAAAAGAGAAGAGGCAAAAGCCAGAAAGGGAAGAAAGGCAACTTTAGAATTTTGATAATAAAGAAAAAGACCAAAGAAAATGAAAAATTCAGTCAAGCGATCAATAATCGAATCTAAAAAAGCACCCCTTTTAGTTACTTTTTCTCTTTTTCGCGCAAGTTCTCCATCGATAGTATCGGCTAAAGCAATTAAGATAAGAAAAATTCCTGCCTTTAAAAAATTTCCTTGGAAATAAAAATAACTAGCAAAAATAGAAAAAAAGAGTCCACTTAAAGTAATAAAGGTAGGAGATATTTTTAGATAGACTAAAAA
This genomic stretch from candidate division WOR-3 bacterium harbors:
- a CDS encoding ATP-binding protein — protein: MLEDFLNIFGNSLQFGFIYFSKDGVIKFVNKSFVNLSQLSESDLINKNWSEIIAEEDKRWVEEFFRENKNRNFSLDFRIRKNSLPIRCFFSPIEKEKELIGYVLTLFTLEKEKELEREIAISTNIYHEIMENAIDGICILKDNKIILANRRLEELTGYSVEELKDISILDLISSPDKEKIALIIEKPENIFSPLHFGVKIINKNKFEIDTELRIVPITKNGLNSLIFFFRDITYLKELEKLKTDYFAMVSHDLRSPLTTIKEAATILQEMVKDKLPKEGEKFFSIIFEELIRLFHLIDNLIEVSRLEMGKIKLNFQPTDIHQLINKVIERFNIFIQKKNIKIEKKYHSYPIKAEIDPDRFSSVISNLLDNAIKYSPENGKITIMTQKVDPNSTILKEKKLKANLSYLLIGITNEGPAIPKEYQEKIFDKFERVELKPGIKGIGLGLTIVKNIIKLHKGEIWVESSPEKGTTFYFLIPLTPK
- a CDS encoding CDP-alcohol phosphatidyltransferase family protein; translation: MKETTKRKLTRFLYFLVKFLVYLKISPTFITLSGLFFSIFASYFYFQGNFLKAGIFLILIALADTIDGELARKREKVTKRGAFLDSIIDRLTEFFIFFGLFLYYQNSKVAFLPFLAFASSLFVSYARARAEGVGIECKIGIFERPTRMLFLIIGSFLLKKYFAYLLVILIIGNLGTFIQRISHSLRNL
- the hflX gene encoding GTPase HflX; protein product: MKERVILIALIRNEREKYQKINDLEELKALTETAGGEVVGSFIQIKRNPSPKTLLGKGKIEELKRICQQHKIDLLIFDNQLTPSQIRNIEEIVNVRTIDRRALILDIFARHARTAEAMLQVELAQLSYQLTMLTGKGKTLSQLGGGIGTRGPGEKQLEIDKRKIKERIYLLKKNLEKLKKTKEIQRAQREYFFKIALAGYTNSGKSTLFKALTKENVYISDELFATLDANTKAFEIFPNIKILITDTVGFIKNLPPQLISAFHATLEDIKRSDLIIHLVDATSENLVEKINVVKETLKEIGCEEEKIVLVFNKIDLLFEKIQLQRLKREYPNAIFISALKEINLNSLKNLIKKRIRKFLKRKTLKIPKEKGYLLKEVYQKTYVMDFKENEKEYQVKVLSYPNILYSLLSRI
- the rplF gene encoding 50S ribosomal protein L6 gives rise to the protein MPVGKRPITIPTNVKLELKDNEIYVWGPLGQLSMKIHPQVDVILEDNQIKVKEKSPKAKKFRGLMWALINNMIVGVTKGFEKILEVRGQGYRVQKTKEGIQLFVGFSHPVDFPIPKGIEVDVRQAPNPDDPKTPLTEIVVKGIDKYLVGQVAANIRKIKPPDKYKGKGIRYKGEVIKLKPGKKAVSAT
- a CDS encoding response regulator, encoding MEEKKYKILLVEDEENLRELLKYQLENAGYQVITASDGLEALDLARKNKVDLIILDLMLPKLDGYTVCRLLKFSEQYRKIPLIMATARTNPEDKERGLEMGADFYLTKPLNSQELLEKIKELLKPKEIPKET
- the fabG gene encoding 3-oxoacyl-[acyl-carrier-protein] reductase, with the translated sequence MFNFKEKRIIITGAGQGIGKAIAKKFAEFEAFIAVCDINEENAQLTAKELEIIGGRSLPYKVDVSNYKEVKEVVKKIAQDFSGIDILINNAGIVRDMLLLKMEEEDFQKVIDVNLKGTFNFTKAVLPYLLEKRWGRIINIASIIGEMGNVGQANYAAAKAGIIGFTKSVAKEVASKNITVNAIAPGFIETPMTENLKPEIKEKYLSLIPLKRFGKPEEVAYLCIFLCSEMASYITGQVIRIDGGLLMG